In a single window of the Verrucomicrobiales bacterium genome:
- a CDS encoding sigma-70 family RNA polymerase sigma factor, translating to MSERKPSPIESGAGAAVFATTRWSMILRAGDSQGQESSEALETLCRLYWPPLYAFVRRKGYDVHESQDLIQGFLASLLARRDLQEVHPNKGKFRSFLLASLNHFLLNEWNHSQRQKRGGGKEIFSLDLALAEGHLGVEPAIHETPEREFERRWAETVVQQVLKRLREEWERRYQPKYFDELKVYLLEERGSSPFAETAERMGITESALKSIVHRLRKRFRELFREEIASTLEDPNQVDEEIRQLFAALS from the coding sequence GGCGGTGTTTGCCACCACGCGGTGGAGCATGATCCTGCGCGCGGGTGACAGCCAGGGTCAGGAATCCTCCGAGGCCCTCGAAACCCTTTGCCGCCTCTATTGGCCTCCCCTCTATGCTTTCGTCCGACGTAAGGGCTACGACGTCCACGAATCTCAGGACCTCATCCAGGGCTTCCTCGCCAGCCTGCTCGCTCGACGTGATCTGCAGGAGGTTCATCCCAACAAGGGCAAGTTCCGTTCCTTCCTGCTTGCCTCACTGAATCACTTTCTGCTCAACGAGTGGAACCATTCGCAGCGGCAAAAACGGGGCGGAGGCAAGGAGATCTTCTCCCTCGATCTCGCCCTCGCCGAAGGCCACCTGGGAGTAGAACCGGCGATCCACGAAACACCCGAACGGGAGTTCGAGCGGCGCTGGGCCGAGACGGTGGTCCAGCAGGTTCTCAAACGGTTACGGGAGGAATGGGAGCGTCGGTATCAGCCCAAGTATTTCGACGAGCTCAAGGTCTACCTCCTGGAGGAAAGGGGCAGCTCACCCTTCGCGGAGACCGCCGAGCGCATGGGGATCACCGAATCAGCGCTCAAGTCCATCGTCCACCGCCTGCGGAAGCGCTTCCGCGAGCTCTTTCGGGAGGAGATCGCCAGCACGCTCGAGGATCCGAACCAGGTGGATGAGGAAATCCGGCAGCTCTTCGCCGCGTTGAGCTGA